A genomic stretch from candidate division TA06 bacterium includes:
- a CDS encoding ATP-binding protein: protein MLSKVNSGAVLGIDAYVVEVEADVSSGLPAYATVGLPEGAVKESKERVASAIRNSGYSYPLKRITINLAPADIKKEGAAFDLPIAVGILGATAQASVSFLSRTVILGELSLDGSLRPIRGALSITVGSREAGFKKIILPVENANEAGIVEGIDVLPIANLKEAVALLGGDLDIQPFCVDAGELFERSSQYVVDFSEVKGQEHAKRALEVAAAGGHNIIMVGPPGSGKTMLAKRLPTVLPRMTLEEALETTKIHSVAGLLSADGALVARRPFRSPHHTISDAGLIGGGTHPRPGEVSLAHNGVLFLDELPEFNKNVLEVLRQPLEDGSVTIARAAMSLTYPARFMLAAAMNPCPCGYYTDPTKECTCHPGQIAKYMSKISGPLLDRIDIHIEVPALRYKELSSKLSGEKSSDLQARVDEARNIQLERYKERKRTYCNAHLGPKDVRKYCEIDSASHELLRAAITKFGLSARAYDRILKVARTIADLEGTEGITSPHISEAIQYRSLDRHYPIPL from the coding sequence ATGCTGTCCAAGGTTAACTCAGGCGCTGTGCTGGGCATAGACGCATATGTCGTTGAAGTCGAGGCCGATGTATCATCGGGCCTTCCTGCCTATGCCACTGTCGGTCTGCCAGAAGGTGCTGTCAAAGAATCAAAAGAGAGGGTTGCTTCAGCAATAAGGAATTCCGGGTATTCATATCCCCTCAAGAGAATAACGATAAATCTTGCACCAGCTGACATAAAAAAGGAAGGGGCGGCATTCGACCTGCCAATCGCCGTGGGCATACTTGGCGCGACTGCCCAGGCCTCTGTCTCCTTTCTTTCAAGAACGGTCATACTTGGAGAACTTTCGCTTGATGGATCGCTCAGACCGATAAGAGGAGCACTCTCCATAACTGTGGGATCCAGGGAAGCAGGCTTCAAGAAGATAATCCTACCTGTGGAGAACGCGAATGAGGCTGGAATAGTGGAAGGAATAGATGTTTTGCCCATTGCTAACTTGAAGGAGGCCGTGGCGCTCCTTGGTGGTGATCTGGACATCCAGCCGTTCTGTGTGGATGCCGGGGAACTCTTCGAGAGAAGCTCACAGTACGTTGTCGACTTCAGCGAGGTGAAGGGCCAGGAGCATGCCAAAAGAGCGCTGGAGGTGGCCGCTGCCGGCGGACACAACATCATAATGGTAGGTCCTCCTGGCTCTGGCAAGACCATGCTGGCAAAAAGGCTCCCGACAGTCCTCCCCAGGATGACCCTTGAAGAAGCACTCGAAACGACCAAAATCCACAGTGTGGCAGGCCTTTTGAGCGCTGACGGTGCATTGGTGGCAAGGAGACCTTTCCGATCGCCGCACCATACGATATCTGATGCAGGGCTTATAGGTGGAGGGACGCATCCCAGGCCCGGGGAGGTGAGTCTGGCGCACAATGGAGTGCTATTCCTGGATGAACTTCCCGAGTTCAATAAGAACGTTCTTGAGGTTTTGAGGCAGCCGTTGGAGGACGGCAGTGTGACCATAGCGCGGGCCGCCATGTCGCTCACCTATCCTGCAAGGTTTATGCTGGCTGCCGCCATGAACCCCTGCCCCTGTGGATACTATACCGACCCCACCAAGGAGTGCACGTGTCATCCAGGCCAGATAGCAAAATACATGTCAAAGATATCGGGTCCCCTCCTTGACAGAATAGACATACACATTGAAGTTCCAGCTCTCAGGTATAAGGAACTTTCCTCCAAGCTCTCTGGTGAGAAGTCCTCTGACCTTCAGGCCAGAGTGGACGAAGCGAGAAACATTCAACTTGAAAGGTACAAAGAGAGAAAGAGGACTTACTGCAACGCACACCTGGGACCAAAGGACGTGAGAAAATACTGCGAGATAGACTCAGCATCACATGAACTACTCCGCGCGGCAATAACCAAGTTTGGGCTTTCAGCAAGAGCCTACGACCGAATCTTGAAAGTAGCCAGAACCATTGCCGACCTCGAAGGAACAGAGGGAATAACCTCCCCCCACATCTCAGAAGC
- a CDS encoding anhydro-N-acetylmuramic acid kinase, which translates to MASKLSEIASKKKRLIVGLSSGTSADGVDSALVRIEGSGTELKAQILLHDTYPYPDHIREAVLSVSDGKGTVEEICCLNYQLGEIFAEACLSLLKSSDFELDDVDVVGSHGQTVCHIPHSAKDEKECPVCTLQLGEAEIIAERTRAVVVCDFRSADIAGGGEGAPLAPCVDYILFRDTRVSRGLLNIGGIANLTALPAGCRSEHVIGFDTGPGNMVLDFLARNLFKAECDKNGTFSAKGTPSQELVEELLQFDFFELPPPKSAGRKIFGNHFSEKLIRVAKEKGLSKQDIMATAVTLTTTSVHRAYLEFVAKTCEVDELYVSGGGVENRTMMQQIKDAFSPMEVHTTDKLGVHPHAKEALLFAVLANQAIAGEPSSLPQVTGAARRTVLGKIVQ; encoded by the coding sequence ATGGCAAGTAAACTGTCTGAAATAGCCTCTAAGAAGAAGAGGCTTATCGTGGGGCTCTCCTCCGGAACCTCTGCTGACGGAGTGGATTCAGCCCTCGTCAGGATAGAAGGCTCAGGCACTGAGCTCAAAGCGCAGATACTCCTCCATGATACTTACCCGTATCCAGACCACATCAGAGAGGCTGTACTCTCTGTCTCGGACGGAAAAGGAACGGTAGAAGAGATATGCTGCCTTAACTACCAGCTTGGGGAAATTTTCGCTGAGGCGTGCCTCTCCTTGCTGAAGTCTTCAGATTTCGAGCTGGATGACGTGGACGTCGTCGGTTCGCATGGGCAAACAGTGTGCCACATTCCCCACTCTGCTAAGGACGAAAAAGAATGTCCCGTCTGCACCCTGCAGTTAGGTGAGGCAGAGATTATCGCAGAGAGAACCCGAGCAGTTGTCGTCTGTGATTTTCGTTCTGCTGACATTGCCGGCGGCGGAGAGGGCGCTCCTCTTGCCCCCTGTGTCGACTACATACTATTCAGAGATACGAGAGTATCACGCGGACTCCTGAACATAGGTGGAATAGCCAATCTTACCGCTCTGCCAGCAGGCTGTCGGTCCGAACATGTAATCGGATTTGATACCGGCCCTGGAAACATGGTTCTGGATTTCCTGGCGAGGAATCTTTTCAAGGCCGAATGTGACAAGAACGGAACTTTTTCCGCCAAGGGTACGCCCTCACAAGAGCTCGTTGAAGAATTGCTCCAGTTCGATTTCTTTGAGCTTCCTCCTCCAAAGTCTGCTGGAAGAAAGATCTTCGGCAACCACTTCTCAGAGAAACTGATTCGTGTGGCAAAGGAGAAAGGTCTATCTAAACAAGATATCATGGCAACAGCGGTTACCCTGACGACAACTTCTGTGCATAGAGCTTATCTGGAGTTCGTGGCAAAGACCTGTGAGGTCGACGAACTCTATGTGAGCGGCGGCGGAGTAGAGAACAGGACTATGATGCAGCAAATCAAAGACGCATTTTCACCCATGGAGGTCCACACTACTGACAAACTGGGAGTACATCCCCATGCAAAGGAGGCTCTCCTTTTTGCAGTACTGGCAAACCAGGCAATTGCTGGGGAGCCTTCAAGCCTGCCCCAGGTTACAGGCGCAGCCAGGAGAACAGTCCTGGGCAAAATAGTCCAGTAG
- the murQ gene encoding N-acetylmuramic acid 6-phosphate etherase, translating into MEKKSQKKLYDELSQLLTEERNPDSMHIDEMSVREILELMNSEDKKVASSVQKELPYIEKAVQIVVESLSHGGRVFYAGAGTSGRLGVLDAAECPPTFSSPPEMVQGIIAGGPEALIKSMEGAEDDSEAAGIELAKRGLTDKDVVVGIAASRRTPYVVGAIDHARKIGAKTIYVSCNPRAQMNIPVDVSICPTPGPEVVTGSTRMKAATAQKMILNMISTTTMVRMGKVYENLMVDLQVKSQKLEERSKRILTVLTDASYQEASQYLDKAKGNLKAAIVMIKTGEDFSSASDKLKKAGGNVKKAIHGK; encoded by the coding sequence ATGGAAAAGAAGAGTCAAAAAAAGCTCTATGATGAGCTCTCGCAGCTCCTGACTGAGGAGAGGAATCCTGACAGCATGCACATAGATGAGATGTCTGTGAGAGAGATACTCGAGCTGATGAACAGCGAGGATAAGAAGGTTGCCAGTTCTGTTCAAAAGGAACTCCCCTACATAGAAAAGGCCGTCCAAATAGTCGTTGAGAGCTTGTCCCATGGGGGGAGGGTGTTCTACGCAGGCGCGGGGACGAGTGGGAGGCTTGGTGTCCTTGACGCAGCAGAATGCCCACCAACCTTTTCTTCACCCCCTGAGATGGTGCAGGGAATCATAGCCGGAGGACCCGAAGCACTCATCAAGTCTATGGAGGGGGCTGAAGACGACTCTGAGGCCGCAGGCATTGAGCTGGCCAAAAGAGGACTGACCGACAAGGACGTCGTGGTTGGGATAGCTGCAAGCAGAAGAACACCCTATGTGGTTGGAGCTATTGACCACGCCAGGAAGATAGGCGCAAAGACTATCTACGTCTCTTGCAATCCCAGAGCCCAGATGAACATACCAGTCGATGTGTCCATCTGTCCCACTCCTGGTCCAGAGGTGGTGACGGGCTCTACCAGGATGAAAGCGGCCACAGCTCAAAAGATGATTCTTAACATGATAAGCACCACCACCATGGTGAGAATGGGAAAAGTCTATGAAAATCTTATGGTTGATCTCCAGGTGAAGAGCCAGAAACTGGAAGAGAGGTCAAAAAGAATACTGACCGTTCTTACGGACGCCTCCTACCAGGAGGCGAGTCAGTATCTGGACAAAGCAAAGGGCAATCTAAAGGCGGCAATAGTCATGATCAAGACTGGCGAGGACTTCTCCTCTGCCTCAGACAAGCTGAAAAAAGCCGGCGGCAACGTGAAAAAAGCGATTCATGGCAAGTAA
- a CDS encoding YraN family protein produces the protein MIFRPAQNKNLGKEGERIAVEYLRKKGYRVIEKNYRTRRGEIDIICEQRGSVIFVEVKTRKSMSFGRPEEAVDSRKRKKMAEIALDYLTEKHLNGRVDCRFDVVAITEKSPRIVNHIVDAFRP, from the coding sequence ATGATATTTCGCCCTGCGCAGAATAAGAATCTGGGAAAAGAGGGCGAAAGAATTGCCGTAGAGTATCTAAGGAAAAAAGGCTATCGGGTCATCGAGAAAAATTACAGGACACGCAGGGGAGAAATAGACATAATATGTGAGCAGAGAGGTTCCGTAATATTCGTAGAGGTGAAAACAAGGAAGAGCATGTCATTCGGCCGTCCCGAGGAGGCTGTAGACTCAAGGAAGCGCAAGAAGATGGCTGAGATTGCCTTGGACTATCTGACTGAGAAACACCTGAACGGAAGGGTGGACTGCCGCTTCGACGTCGTGGCCATAACCGAGAAGAGCCCAAGGATTGTAAACCACATCGTGGACGCATTCAGACCATAA
- a CDS encoding ribonuclease HII — MTTFEKELWSRNIQFVAGVDEAGRGPLAGPVVAAAVILKKDSFMEGVRDSKKLSPNRREELFPAIVNESLSYGIGVIEHHVIDDLNIRSATFAAMRCAISKLSMPPDHVLVDGYPIPGLDLPQSAIIGGDDISLSIAAASILAKVYRDRMMELYDAAYPQYGFARNKGYATPQHVEALLSHGPCKIHRKTFRPVRDLIRPQ, encoded by the coding sequence TTGACCACCTTCGAGAAGGAGCTCTGGTCAAGGAACATTCAGTTTGTCGCAGGAGTCGACGAGGCGGGGCGAGGCCCCCTGGCCGGCCCTGTGGTGGCGGCGGCAGTCATCCTCAAAAAGGACTCCTTCATGGAGGGCGTCAGGGACTCGAAGAAGCTCTCCCCTAACCGCCGTGAAGAGCTGTTTCCCGCCATTGTAAATGAGTCTCTCAGCTATGGTATAGGTGTCATAGAACACCATGTCATTGATGACTTGAACATTCGCTCCGCAACCTTCGCAGCCATGAGATGCGCCATCTCCAAGTTGAGCATGCCCCCGGACCATGTTCTGGTCGACGGGTATCCCATTCCAGGTCTCGACCTACCTCAATCTGCCATCATCGGCGGCGACGACATCTCCCTCTCCATAGCCGCAGCTTCCATTCTTGCGAAGGTTTACAGGGACAGGATGATGGAGCTCTATGACGCGGCATATCCCCAATACGGTTTTGCAAGGAACAAGGGATATGCAACCCCCCAGCATGTAGAAGCACTGCTGTCCCACGGTCCCTGCAAAATACACAGGAAGACATTTCGCCCCGTCAGAGATCTGATAAGACCCCAATGA
- the rplS gene encoding 50S ribosomal protein L19 → MDPIRSIEKEYEKPDLAKFGSGDLVLVHTKIEEGGKTRIQRFQGTVIRTRGVGLGKTFTVRKVTEGVGVERTFLLNSPNISKIELLRRGKVRRSKLYYLRQRRGKAAKIEEKR, encoded by the coding sequence ATGGACCCGATAAGGAGCATTGAGAAAGAATACGAAAAGCCTGACCTAGCCAAATTCGGTTCTGGGGATTTGGTTCTAGTACATACAAAAATAGAAGAAGGCGGCAAGACCAGAATTCAGAGATTTCAGGGAACGGTTATTAGAACCAGAGGTGTAGGATTGGGCAAGACCTTCACGGTCAGAAAAGTGACCGAGGGTGTGGGTGTAGAGAGGACATTTCTCCTCAACTCACCAAACATATCAAAGATAGAGTTACTCCGGAGAGGAAAGGTTAGAAGGTCAAAGCTCTACTATCTCCGCCAGAGGCGAGGAAAGGCAGCAAAAATAGAGGAGAAGAGATAA
- the trmD gene encoding tRNA (guanosine(37)-N1)-methyltransferase TrmD — protein MRIDTVTIFPSMFDGPFNSGLIKQARDKKIVEIEIVDLRRFADDEHKTTDDYPFGGGAGMVMKVEPIFRAVEHLRKEDSTVILLSPQGKRLNQELICRLAGLNHIILLCGRYKGVDERVRELVVDEEISMGDYILSGGELAAMVLTDAIVRLLPGAMNSKESAEEDSFQSALLDAPRYTRPRHFHSQSVPAVLTSGDHQKIRRWRRRMAIKKTMENRPDLLANAHLTDEDRESIQDIRTGRSNGPDKEH, from the coding sequence ATGAGAATCGACACTGTCACCATCTTCCCTTCCATGTTTGATGGACCATTCAACAGCGGTCTCATCAAGCAAGCGAGGGACAAGAAGATCGTGGAAATAGAGATTGTGGACCTGCGCCGATTTGCAGACGACGAGCATAAGACCACAGACGACTACCCTTTCGGCGGTGGGGCAGGAATGGTGATGAAGGTCGAGCCGATTTTCAGGGCTGTGGAACATCTAAGAAAGGAAGATTCTACGGTAATCCTGCTTTCACCTCAGGGAAAACGGCTGAACCAGGAACTCATCTGCCGGCTCGCCGGCCTGAACCACATCATACTTCTCTGTGGGAGATACAAAGGGGTGGACGAAAGAGTCAGAGAGCTTGTGGTTGACGAAGAAATATCGATGGGAGACTACATACTCTCTGGCGGAGAGCTGGCGGCGATGGTTCTGACAGACGCCATTGTGCGGTTACTCCCCGGTGCCATGAACAGCAAGGAATCGGCCGAGGAAGACTCCTTCCAGAGCGCCCTTCTGGACGCACCAAGGTACACCAGGCCACGGCATTTTCACAGTCAATCCGTTCCCGCAGTCCTGACATCAGGTGATCACCAGAAAATCAGAAGATGGCGCAGAAGGATGGCAATCAAAAAGACAATGGAAAACAGACCCGATCTTCTGGCAAACGCTCACTTGACAGATGAAGACAGAGAGAGTATACAAGACATAAGAACAGGGAGATCAAATGGACCCGATAAGGAGCATTGA
- the rimM gene encoding 16S rRNA processing protein RimM encodes MPDLVAVGKVVGVFGNKGSLRVASLTDFPSRVLELGSVYLVGKQVKKYRVLAARKHRRGYNLTLSGVDSSEKAKSLMGCYVSVLEEELEPLPKGTYYEFQIVGLVACRENGETIGEVTDILELPGNDVLVIDGHGKEILVPLVDNFIKEINIEKKRIIITPIKGLIDQE; translated from the coding sequence ATGCCTGATCTTGTCGCAGTCGGCAAGGTTGTAGGTGTATTTGGAAACAAGGGCAGCCTGAGGGTTGCGTCACTCACAGATTTCCCTTCGCGCGTCCTCGAGCTTGGAAGCGTGTACCTAGTGGGCAAACAGGTCAAGAAGTACCGGGTCCTTGCCGCCAGAAAGCATAGGCGCGGATACAACTTGACCCTCTCAGGCGTTGACTCGAGCGAAAAAGCGAAGAGTCTCATGGGGTGCTACGTCAGCGTACTTGAAGAGGAGCTTGAACCGCTTCCTAAAGGGACTTACTACGAGTTCCAGATAGTCGGATTAGTTGCCTGCAGGGAGAACGGGGAAACAATCGGCGAGGTTACGGATATCCTGGAACTCCCCGGCAACGACGTTCTTGTCATAGACGGTCACGGAAAAGAGATCCTGGTGCCACTGGTGGACAACTTCATCAAAGAGATAAACATCGAAAAGAAGAGGATAATAATCACACCCATTAAGGGGTTAATAGACCAGGAATGA
- a CDS encoding KH domain-containing protein, with product MKDLIVYIAKSLVDYPEKVTVSQIDGEKTVVYELRVGQGDLGKIIGKEGRTAKAIRTIITAASMKAGKRAVLEILE from the coding sequence ATGAAAGACCTCATAGTGTACATCGCAAAGTCTCTTGTGGATTACCCGGAGAAGGTCACCGTCTCGCAGATAGATGGCGAAAAGACGGTTGTCTACGAGCTTAGAGTGGGACAAGGCGATCTGGGCAAGATAATCGGCAAGGAAGGAAGAACGGCAAAGGCAATAAGGACCATCATCACGGCAGCTTCCATGAAGGCTGGAAAAAGGGCGGTACTAGAGATCCTTGAGTAA
- the rpsP gene encoding 30S ribosomal protein S16, whose translation MRTRLQFASGFSRGTCLLLFLSQELNLRKKLLTFLRPVYILNLPFFQIRHEIKEVVLTLRIRLRRMGKKKSPFYRIVVADSRNAVDGKFKEILGYYDPFKKTPMKLNLERVDWWVTKGAKPSETAQRLVNLARKSIQEEEFKSTTDTVETPTEEEAETEKQTEEDS comes from the coding sequence ATGCGGACTCGCCTTCAGTTCGCATCAGGTTTCAGCAGGGGTACGTGTCTACTGCTCTTCCTTTCCCAGGAGCTCAACTTGCGGAAAAAGCTGTTGACTTTTTTGCGTCCCGTATATATACTGAATTTGCCGTTTTTCCAAATACGTCACGAAATCAAGGAGGTGGTACTAACGCTAAGAATACGACTGAGGAGGATGGGAAAGAAGAAGAGCCCCTTTTACCGGATTGTTGTAGCTGATTCACGAAACGCTGTGGACGGTAAGTTCAAGGAAATCCTTGGCTACTACGACCCTTTCAAGAAGACGCCTATGAAACTCAATCTCGAAAGAGTGGACTGGTGGGTAACAAAGGGCGCGAAGCCTTCAGAAACAGCTCAGCGACTGGTGAATCTGGCGAGGAAGAGCATCCAGGAAGAGGAATTCAAGTCGACGACGGACACGGTGGAGACACCTACAGAAGAAGAGGCAGAGACTGAGAAGCAAACAGAGGAGGACTCATGA
- a CDS encoding DUF438 domain-containing protein produces MSELPARREALEVLMGRLREGRNPEELKEELNKLAEETPPKETAQIGSMSTEKMRKLCDVHLAVFKEAVEKEKTLAPPGHPIHILMEEHNILLQFAVDIRVAVNRVREKNDFGSAAGLLNQVNSIVNHFKESKTHYMREENVLFPYLEKHRMSRPSSIMWNEHSKIKEIKKNLYKTFDLKDTTPFRDFTKQLDDATAPLVEILSSHFYREYNVLFVDAMKSIEESEWREIRYQFDEVGYCCFTPEPARGPFAGQKK; encoded by the coding sequence ATGAGCGAACTGCCCGCCCGGAGAGAAGCACTGGAAGTTCTAATGGGGAGACTTCGTGAGGGTAGAAATCCTGAAGAGTTGAAAGAAGAACTGAATAAACTGGCCGAAGAGACACCCCCTAAAGAAACGGCGCAAATAGGAAGCATGTCTACGGAGAAGATGAGAAAACTTTGTGACGTTCATCTTGCCGTTTTCAAGGAAGCAGTTGAAAAAGAGAAGACCCTGGCGCCGCCAGGGCACCCGATCCACATCCTCATGGAAGAACACAACATTCTCCTTCAGTTCGCTGTGGATATCCGAGTTGCTGTGAATCGAGTCAGGGAAAAGAATGATTTTGGCTCTGCGGCTGGACTATTGAATCAGGTTAACAGTATCGTGAATCACTTCAAGGAGTCAAAGACTCACTATATGAGAGAGGAGAACGTACTCTTTCCTTATCTTGAAAAACACAGAATGTCGCGGCCCTCTTCAATCATGTGGAATGAACACAGCAAGATTAAGGAAATCAAGAAGAATCTCTACAAGACCTTTGACTTAAAGGACACGACTCCTTTTCGTGACTTCACAAAACAACTGGACGATGCTACCGCACCTCTTGTTGAGATACTATCCAGCCATTTTTACAGAGAGTACAATGTTCTTTTCGTCGATGCAATGAAATCCATAGAGGAAAGCGAATGGCGCGAGATCAGATATCAATTTGATGAAGTCGGCTATTGCTGTTTCACTCCTGAGCCTGCCAGAGGACCCTTCGCCGGGCAAAAAAAATAG
- a CDS encoding cytochrome C, with translation MYRGFGVLLVSFLVASTSLAQTCMDCHKKNTPRIVSDWQLSKHGKSGIDCSVCHGSKHTSARDVAKVKIPTPATCAVCHKKQVDQFKQGKHAKAWAAMKAMPTAHMQPMALMEGMKGCGGCHKIGSKTEKEIKTLKKNGAGFGIASCDACHTRHTFSVKEASQPQACQTCHMGFDHAQWEMYSGSKHGVRYLLKQSGILPEDAAAPTCQTCHMQEGNHAVRTAWGFLAVRLPMPEDKQWAADRTAVLQALGVLDPAGKPTARLDVAKAADVARLTQDDWQNERNKMVKTCNQCHSINFAKAELAKGDRMIKEADRLMAEAIHIVAALYKDGILKKPENYAYAFPDLLTFHDAPTHIEQQLFVMFLKHRMRTFQGTFHANPDYALWYGWSEMTRDLTEIKEMAENLRRTHKTG, from the coding sequence ATGTATAGAGGGTTCGGCGTTTTGCTTGTCAGTTTCTTGGTTGCATCCACTAGCCTGGCTCAGACATGCATGGACTGCCACAAGAAGAACACACCCAGAATAGTTTCTGACTGGCAGTTGAGTAAGCATGGCAAATCTGGAATTGACTGCTCCGTATGTCATGGAAGCAAGCACACATCGGCAAGGGACGTGGCCAAGGTCAAAATTCCCACTCCGGCGACGTGTGCCGTGTGCCACAAGAAACAGGTCGACCAGTTCAAGCAGGGAAAGCACGCTAAGGCATGGGCTGCCATGAAGGCCATGCCCACAGCTCACATGCAGCCTATGGCCTTAATGGAGGGTATGAAGGGATGTGGTGGATGCCACAAAATAGGATCGAAGACCGAAAAGGAGATAAAAACTCTGAAAAAAAACGGAGCTGGGTTCGGAATTGCCTCCTGCGATGCCTGCCATACGCGCCACACGTTCTCCGTCAAGGAAGCGAGCCAGCCCCAGGCCTGTCAGACCTGCCACATGGGTTTTGACCACGCTCAATGGGAAATGTATTCAGGTTCAAAACATGGCGTCAGGTACTTGCTGAAGCAAAGTGGAATACTCCCCGAAGATGCAGCAGCGCCCACGTGCCAGACATGCCACATGCAAGAGGGGAACCACGCTGTTCGAACGGCATGGGGATTCCTTGCTGTGAGGCTCCCTATGCCTGAAGACAAACAGTGGGCTGCTGATAGGACCGCTGTCCTTCAGGCTCTTGGCGTGCTTGACCCTGCTGGGAAACCAACAGCAAGGTTGGATGTTGCGAAGGCGGCCGATGTTGCTCGTTTGACACAAGACGACTGGCAGAATGAACGTAACAAGATGGTGAAGACTTGTAATCAGTGCCATTCTATCAATTTTGCCAAGGCGGAATTGGCAAAAGGCGATCGAATGATCAAAGAGGCCGACCGCCTGATGGCCGAGGCGATTCATATAGTTGCCGCCCTGTACAAAGATGGCATACTCAAGAAGCCCGAGAACTATGCATACGCTTTTCCGGATCTGCTCACATTCCACGACGCGCCGACTCACATAGAACAACAACTGTTTGTGATGTTTCTAAAACACCGGATGAGGACATTTCAGGGAACATTCCATGCCAATCCCGACTATGCGCTCTGGTACGGCTGGAGCGAAATGACCAGAGATCTGACTGAAATCAAGGAAATGGCCGAGAACTTGAGGCGAACGCACAAAACCGGATAG
- a CDS encoding GAF domain-containing protein, whose amino-acid sequence MLERISRIVEGPVEAEKKLLDVCRLLKESVAYYDWVGFYLVDSSVKRELLLGPFAGEETEHTRIPFGKGICGQAAEREETFLVQDVSREANYLSCSSDVKSEIVVPIFKSGSIAGEIDIDSHQLSRFTEEDRIFLEKVAETVSELI is encoded by the coding sequence CTGTTGGAGAGAATAAGCAGGATCGTCGAAGGACCAGTCGAGGCAGAAAAGAAGCTCTTGGATGTCTGCAGGTTGCTCAAAGAAAGTGTCGCTTACTATGATTGGGTCGGATTCTATCTCGTGGACTCATCTGTAAAAAGGGAACTCCTTCTCGGCCCTTTTGCCGGAGAGGAGACGGAACACACAAGAATACCTTTCGGAAAAGGGATATGTGGCCAGGCTGCAGAGAGAGAAGAGACATTTCTTGTCCAGGATGTGTCCAGGGAGGCGAATTACCTTTCGTGTAGCTCTGACGTCAAATCCGAGATAGTCGTTCCTATCTTCAAAAGTGGTAGTATCGCAGGTGAAATAGACATAGACTCTCACCAGTTGTCGCGCTTTACGGAAGAAGACAGAATCTTCCTGGAAAAGGTGGCAGAGACTGTGTCCGAGCTGATCTGA
- a CDS encoding arsenate reductase ArsC, producing the protein MQEAAKKKVLFICTHNSNRSQMAEGLLRATRGGRYEARSAGTHPTEVSPQAIKVMGEANIDISSHRSKSIDEFRDTEFDYVVTVCDHARETCPFFPRAVMQLHKSFENPMDFHGTKDEIMTAFRHLRDEIKAWIEETFGDKK; encoded by the coding sequence ATGCAAGAAGCAGCAAAGAAGAAAGTCCTGTTCATCTGTACCCACAATTCCAACCGCTCACAGATGGCAGAGGGGCTTTTAAGAGCTACGCGCGGCGGCAGGTACGAGGCTCGCAGTGCTGGCACTCACCCCACGGAGGTGAGCCCTCAAGCAATAAAGGTTATGGGCGAAGCGAACATTGACATATCATCACATCGTTCAAAAAGCATCGACGAATTCCGGGATACGGAATTCGACTACGTTGTCACAGTATGCGACCACGCCAGAGAAACCTGTCCTTTCTTCCCTCGGGCAGTAATGCAACTCCACAAGAGCTTTGAGAACCCCATGGACTTCCACGGTACTAAGGATGAAATAATGACCGCCTTCCGGCACCTAAGAGACGAGATCAAGGCCTGGATCGAGGAAACATTTGGAGACAAAAAGTGA
- a CDS encoding 4Fe-4S dicluster domain-containing protein, whose amino-acid sequence MSWAGVGQITGGTMDQKDLAFHYVCTREQARELINGRDRFWVMNCGCRESRGQCSRSRIDVCLMFRGDIAGSGDTSTKEISPAEVEDIFKEAEKKHLVTRPFRNESHIAETDGICFCCDDCCGYFLDPSEICDRGSLVETTDSDKCTNCGTCVDICYFGARRLNGDQLAIDKDNCYGCGLCIDACPEGSVEMTLRT is encoded by the coding sequence ATGTCCTGGGCCGGAGTCGGCCAGATCACAGGAGGCACTATGGATCAGAAAGACCTGGCCTTTCATTATGTTTGCACTCGTGAGCAGGCAAGAGAGCTGATTAATGGGCGCGACCGATTCTGGGTGATGAACTGCGGATGCCGTGAAAGTCGCGGACAGTGTAGTCGCTCGCGCATCGATGTCTGTCTCATGTTCAGGGGTGACATTGCGGGCAGTGGCGACACGAGCACAAAAGAGATCTCCCCGGCAGAGGTCGAGGACATTTTCAAGGAAGCGGAGAAGAAGCATTTGGTAACAAGGCCCTTCCGAAACGAATCCCACATTGCGGAGACTGACGGAATATGTTTTTGCTGCGACGACTGCTGCGGATACTTCCTGGACCCAAGCGAGATATGCGACAGAGGGAGTCTCGTTGAAACAACTGACTCGGATAAGTGCACTAATTGCGGGACGTGCGTGGATATCTGCTACTTCGGTGCCCGAAGACTAAATGGCGATCAGTTGGCCATAGACAAGGATAACTGTTACGGCTGTGGCCTTTGTATCGACGCTTGCCCAGAGGGTTCAGTGGAGATGACCCTCAGAACCTGA